A region of the Megalops cyprinoides isolate fMegCyp1 chromosome 21, fMegCyp1.pri, whole genome shotgun sequence genome:
CCTGATTGACTTTCAGTTATATCCACTATGAACTATATTATATGAAACATCCTTTTTGAAGCCCTCTATAATTTGGTAAGAGCActaattcaaatgtaatttggtTAAACTGACTGattgctgctgtactcttggcTGAGGAACCTTGCCATTTTTTCTACATAAAACATGTATGGAAGTGTACAATAATCCATGATGTGCAAgaatttaaaatacagcagtgcacacacacatctacacacacaagcacatatgcaaatacatgcacacacacacacaccctgaagGCCTGTGAGCTGCCAGGTAAGAGACCTCCTGTGGAGCTGTAAATGTGGGACACAGTTCAATGCTTTCACAGACACCATCACAGCTGaggcatgcatgtgcacattgGCTGAGCCCTCAAATCAGCCAGCCGGCAAGAGGATATGACCAAATGAGGAAATTCATAAGGTGAACATCTGCAAATGACCGAATCAGCTGGTTGTTAGAGGAATCTAAAGGCTGCTACCTATTtgattacacacacaccttaGAAGCCACTTGCCACCTGCTTGCTCATTACCACAGGAGAAACCTGAAGAGCAGTTCCACTAACACAGTGAAAAATCCTCCCAATCTTTAGCGCTTCACCTGTTTGTGATGTAAGTGCTGTGTGaccttcactgtgtgtgtacacttcAAGGCTGGGCCTTGAATTCAGCGAAACAGAAATGTCACTGGGGCTCTCTGTGGGTGATATAATGCCAGAGGCAACTTGACATAATTACCTTTCACCCACTTCATATGGACCAGACCTGCCACCACATAAGTTTCATAAAAGGCCTCAGTGACCCAGGAACAAACATACAGCATGTGTCATAGCCAGTGAGCTGGCAGTTCCATTCTCATAGACAATGAGAACACAAATATGGATGGTGCTTTtaattatgtatattattaCCATTTCagcttaaattaaaaatattgtttttgagAATGAATTTGTGCACTTCCTGACATCTTCTGACTCGATTTTCATTCCAATGCTCATTCATAGTTGCAATGTaacctgtttttaaaatgttttatccAACAGGTATTTTGTGAAACCTGTGttgaattgtgttttaatttaaacatctgaaaaaacCTCTCTGCTGCAGGGATGGCTTACAGTAACTAGACAGTGGGTCTCCCTGGGAAAAATGGCTTATAGTTGCCTCACACTATATTTCTTGCTTAAAAGACACTCTCACTGAGAGAAAATTACATCAGCTTAAAGTATTTAATTTTATCCATctgtacagctgaatattaaGCTGAGGCAATTTATGTTACATACCCTGCCCAGGGGTACAGAAACAATGACTCACTGGATAAAttaaccttttgattacaagccctgcttctcaACTACTACAACAACATTGCTGTCCATTTGCAATATGATTAGACCTGGGCGATGATGAGGAGAATCCTCAACAACTGAATGTAATTATAGCAATAAAAACTATACCGTAGATGTGCACAGCAATGCACTGCTCTTGATTGCTTTTAAACAGCATTCCCATCCTTAACCTGACCTTATGTGGTGTGATGAGCTGTCACTCACAAATGACATCCGTTGTGCCACTGACCATACTGTGTCCTGACGCACATTTCTCTCAAACTCTGGGCACAATAGGGGACCCTCTAGTCGGATGTCACATTTAGTAAACATTTATAAAGAAATGGTGGACGTGCCAAATTGGGCTCGCTGagcttccctgtctctctgcacctctccaGGCAGCAGTTTAATTCTGCAGGCCTTCCAGTCGACCCTGCCAACTACACAGAACAGCAACACATTAGCGTGTTGTATCTGCTTATGGCTTTCcttgcacacttgcacacttaaaaaaaggcaagtggaatacacacacacacacacacacacacacacacacactggcctataaatgtatgttttcaagGATGATGATTTAAAGGAtgatttcaaagtgaaaatacaAGCGTACATTTTTTCTCAAATATATGAAAGCTTGCTAATGCTATTTTAAcagttgcatgtttaaaaaagaaacaaatgtgtatgtgattttacatgcatattgttgtaaaatgttttctatgTGTTCATGAAGAGCACATAGATGAGGCTCGCAAGAAAGTGCTAAAAATAACTATATCTGCACTTAATTACAGCAGAGATGATACAGGAATTTAATGATGCAGCGAAGTACCAGCATCACCGTTACGCGGTACATCTCTTTCACTTTAAAACTCTTCTTTAAGGTAAAATTCAAAGTGCGTCGTTAATATTTCACTGACAACTAAATAAAAATCGTCGTATGATCAGGAGTAGGATGTAATGACTACATTTTATTTAGTTCGCATCTAATGGCTGCTGGACTTTCATTGGTAAGAGAGGGTGTAGTACGTACGTGACTCGGACTTGATGACACCAACATATGAGCCACATACCAGAATAGTCACTGGACTGTCACGCCTTCTGCAGTTTGTAGCACGCCGGTTTCTGAGAATTTTCACGCCACTCCTCAGCCCCTGATCATGCGTGTCGTGCTTTCTTATTGGCTAATGCCTCACACACCTTAACTTGTGATTGGTTTTGGACCGAATTGTGCCACCTCCTCGGCCCCCATGGCTGACATGCTGTTTGAATGGAATTGAGATAAGTTAATGAGAAACATGCTTTGTTACATTTTGCTGGACGGCGACGGTGGGTTAACTGACGACAACGCTCAGGTTGCAACGATCGTTGGATATCGAGTGATACATCGCTTATAAAGATGCTGTCTTGCGTGGCTTCATACTCAGAGTTGGCATATGAGGTAAGCAGTTAGCTGATGTAGGTTGGCTTGTTTTGTGCTATCGAGAAAAGTGTATCTGATTAGTAAATAATCAATGATAACGCGCCTGTGATATAACTTCGTAGcttttgtgctttaaaaataagaaGAGAAACAAATCTATGGATTTTGCAACTGGATTCACATCAGGcattttgcttcatttaggcCCGTATGATCAAATGCCCACGCAAATCTGGCAACAGCTTTCTGACATTTCCTTAAACAGgacaatgtaaaatatgaaaagaaatttcagtcatttaacGTAATAATTGCAAAGCTATTGTAAACACCCATGCCATGACGTAGAACTGTCTGTCAAACCATTTATTCTATTATTATATTCTCCACAACGATGATTGGTTTGCGAATAAATAGGTGAGAGGTTACAACTTTAAAGCTACTTTAGTTCACGTTCTCCTAGTGCTGaagaacagcagccggtcatGGGCTGTTCACGTGTACACCCGCTTACTTTGGCACCAATCAGAGGCGACCATTGGAGGCTCAGACACCAATCATATGTCGGCATTAGACGCGGCGATGGGTTTTTTGGCTCCGGATATGCTGGAATGAATCCATTAAGGGACTGGCACGTCACTAATGAAATGACCGAGGGGGACACCCTGGTTGAGTAGTTATTTTTGTTGCAAAGGGTGTGTCCGTATGGGTTGTCGCCAGTGAAATTACTGAAGTAggctactgtactgtactgtactgtatgtactatatgatttgttgttaaaaagaaGAGGACACTAACAAAAGCATATCCATATGAATTCTAGTacatatctttttaaaataatgctgcaACAATTCTACATGCTTTCTACATACGTTCAGACATACATTCTTAGTAGTTATTAAACAGTTGTGAACTAATTAATTCTAATatgttttccttaaaatgtaACTATGTCTGTGTAACTGGCATAAATAGGTTAATTTCACAAATGGAAATGCACTTGACAGTCAAGGGCATGTCCTTTAAGCACAAATATTAGTCCCTCCCACTGCAAGGGAGTCATGATTTAACAGGGACATTAATAGACTATGGGTATAGATTTACCAGTGAGTTCTATCTCAGCCCACTCATGTACTGAAGTGGACAGCTTTCTGGAATGCCAAGTTTTTTCTGATCTCTATTGACCTGAAACCTGCTATCAAGCAAGGGGAGCTTTATGATTGTGTGGAGCAAAAGGTGGAGCACCTCACCCTCAGGAAAGGGGAATGTCAGTTTTGTCAGCTCTGGCAATGTGACAGGGGTGATTCCTCCTTGTCCTGGAGGTCCATTGTCCTGAGGGCTTTATAGATCCATCTTAAACAGCAGCTGATTGAGACTCAAAAGCACAATTGACTCAAGTGCCCATCCAGTCAACCACTCAACTTAATTAGGCATGAGCTACAGTGCAGAGCAGAAACCTGATGATCATCAGTGGACACAGCGGCATGGTGTCCATGCATCCTTTGTAGTCAAAAACTGGACTTGGGGCAAGGGGAGTCTCTTGGTCAATAAAGGCGGCATTAGCTAATAAGCTTCCTCTCATTGTGGATTCAGGGCGAGATGATGGAGGTTGGTGTAAGTCACAGAGAAGACAAGAAGAGATGGAGCTGCAGCCTGGAGAACGGGAACATGGAAGAGGTGGAGGCTTTTGTGTCCATGAATTCATGGAAAGCTGAGTGGTGTAGGTTCCGTGACCTACGACCTCTCACGCCCTCCTCAGACACCCCCGAAGAGGACTCCCTTCTGCCCGATCCTGTGGAGGTCCAGGACTCACCATTTGTAAGTGTCTCATCCTCTTGTTTTTATGGATGTAGATCATGACCCCCCTTCTCCAATATTCATATCATCAACCTTCCTCTGAGCACTGTGCCAGTAATCTGTCactgaacaaatgaaataacCTTCCTTATTTAAATTTCTTATCAGTGTCTGACACCACCGTACAGTCCTCCAAACTTCGAGGTCATGCGAGCCGCCCCATCTGTGTCACCGGAACCGGTTCAGACCGGTTCGTGTCAGAGCAGAAGGCTGACAGAGGAGAGCACCCCGCCTGCATCCGCGCAGTGCAGGTCTCAGGTCATCAGCGTGATCCGGCACACAGCGGACTCACAGCCGTGCACCTGCAGTACCTGCCCAATCATATGGCGGGAGAGGGACATGTTCTCCAGGAAACGCAGCCCTGACTGGGGTCTGCTGAAGAGGACGAcaagagagggcaggagaggaaaCACTGCACCTTCCTCTGGCTGCCTACCTAAGCTATACCCACCACCCTCAAACTCCACttccctgcctgtgtctgctgaTCCCCTCCAGGGGTCAGTACCTGGCATCCCTGTTAGTTCTGCCTCAGTGGGAGTTTCCCTAAAGCCTGCCATCTGTCAGATGCTACCTGTGCCCTGCTCCGCCCGTACCATTGTCACAGCCATTATGCCCCctcctccagccaatcagcagccaaCGGTGTGTCCGACTCTGGTGCTCATGGGAAGCCAGATGCCTGAGGGCCCAGTCATGGTCATCCTCCCTCAGCCTGTGACCTCGAAGCAGCAGCCCgcagcagcgccccctggtggcacCAGGCTGCTCTCCATTGCTCCCGCACCGGGCTTCACCCCTCCCGTGCAGAGGAGCGGCCAGCAAGTCAGCGTGTCACGTCCTCGCAGCTACATCTGTGCCCACCTGGGGTGTGGCAAGACCTACTTCAAGAGCTCCCACCTCAAAGCCCACACCAGGACGCACACAGGTAACAGAGGTCCTCCGTTCCAAAGGGGACATTGGAAGCTGCCGTCACTCAGTTTTAGCAATATCCCAGATGCCCTTTTTGTAATGTTAACAAAGcttacacacacaagcacacacacacagacgcacatgcacacgcagtATGGggaaatatacagtaaataaatatggagggtgTCTGATTGGTCTAGCTCCAAATTAAgttgtttgctttctgtctttgttaCGCATGAAAACCATTTGTACTTAAACACACTGTACTACTAAACCACAATGGGACAAAATGTTTAAAGGATGACTGTTCTGCACAGCTTTGTTGATgacacagaaccccccccccatccccccacagGAGAGAAGCCATTTGTCTGCAGTTGGGAGGGGTGTGAGAGACGGTTCGCCCGCTCTGACGAGCTGTCCCGCCACCGGCGCTCGCACACGGGGGAGAAGCGATTCGCCTGCGCCGTGTGCCACAGCCGCTTCATGCGCAGCGACCACCTCTCCAAGCATGCCCGCCGCCACCTGTCTGCCAGGAGGGCGCCCAGCTGGCAGCTGGGGGCCCGCCGCCTCAGCGCCCTGCCGCCTTTCGCCGCTGTCTGCCCCGTGCCTTTGGCCTGAGTTTGCAAATGGTCGGATGGGGGAGGACAGGGGTGCCCGCAAAACAAACGCCCCACGGACTCCTGCGGGGCTCTGAGGAAACCTTGCACACGGTGTAAATTGCACTCAGAGGCCGGACTTGAGTTTGTTTGGACTTTTGAGCCCGTTTTCCCTGCTCTTAACTCTGTCCCCGGTGTTGAAAGGGTTTGGCTGTCCAGTGTTTTACACTTTTCCTGTGTATATGACTGTCTGTTACTTGTCTACAGTGGTTTCTATACCAGAGCTGGCCTTACTGTTTGCACCACCATTAGAGGTGGCTTTGCCATCCTATTTTGCACCACCTCAGGGGCTAGGTCCTGTTTCTGACAATGACCTCAGACTGTCCTCCCACAATGCTTCACACCAGTCCTCACTGCTCCCATGGTAACAGTGATTAGCCACATGTTTTGCTGCAGCAATGGTGCATTGCAGtatttctgcctctgtcctcTAAACAAACGCTGCAGTTTTAACAGATGGGGAACAGATTGTGAAATAGCAGGAAAGTTAAGTGACGGTGTTACAAGCTTAATGATGAAGAGCACATGAACTGAAGCACTGACAAGGAGGACAGCCCAGAGTCAAATCAATTTGACCTCAGTGTAGTTTTTAGACTTCTTCACTTTGTATCTTGTCGTATTTGTTAATGAAATAGTGTTCTTTGGTTCTACCAGTAGGAGAAATAcctgttcagttcagtgtgtAAACCATGACCAAAACCAGATGTACTCAAATGTAGCAAAAGGCCTAGTCTAGGGACACGTGTGAAGATTTTTGTTCAAAATTCTATGAAGCGAATTGaaactttaaaaacacaagtgttTTGTGGTGGTTTAATTTTGTTCAttggtttgaaaatgtttcaactGTGATGATCTGACCAAGtcaatgtaatgaataaatgtcagcTAGTTTGTGTCACAACTGCCAGCAAATGGCTCCCTTTTTTACATCAACAACTTTGCAAAATcctttttacagcatatttttttgtcaaaggAAATAAAGCCTTTTTGCAAGAACAAGACTGAAGTGTTATTCTGTTGGAAGGGTTGATAGGAGAACTGAACAACAGGTGCCCTAATAGATGCTTAAGTTGAGTGTGTACATCGCTCATCCAGGTATCTTTACACTAGAACATGGACAGAAAGCTGACATTGTGAGAACATTAGTTGTGCCCCACTCAATGTGCTACAAAAATAAGAACCATGTTCGTGTTTGCCTGATTTAGTACACGGTGCACtgataaaaataacacagttCATGATTTGCATGAGCAAAGTGCACTCAATTACAAAAAGCACATCAGCCCTGTCAGAGATTTATTAAGTTAAACAATTTCATTACTTCATCCAGCACAATTTTACAGACAAATATACACTATGGTCCATTAGTGCCGtagacaaaatgtattttacattaaagCTTGCATCTTTTTCTCCATGGAAGAGTTTAAAAATAGCAGACAGTTAAACTACCACATTGGAACACTACAGGGCTATAGTTCCAAACAGTGACATGCACCTGAGTTGAACTCATCACTTGGAGGTAATGTCCTTACAGACCTCCTTCCTGTCGGGGGTGCTCTTCTGATCTAACAACATTCACCATCACGTTTCCTAAAACACTTACTCTACGCCAACCAAAGCACGTTCAGGAACAACGAGGTGGGAACGACCACGCCACTCAGATCTCTGGCTCAAGCTTTTTATAGTCGTCCTCTTTGCAACATAAACAAGAACAGCCTTCTACTCTGTACAGAACTCAATTACCCATCAGTCACCTGACCGTACACAACTCAATTACCAATCAGCCACCTGGCAAACAGCCACTACAGTCTGAAAGCCACTTTGAGAAGACTACTTCCCAAGCCCCGCACACAGAAGGTCAAGATACTGGCATTCTGAGGTACAATGAAAACTTCAAATGAGGCCTTGTTAAAAGGcagcacttcaaaaaaaaaatcaatattttttctaACGTTTTTTCTAAAGTTTTTGTACAACttagatttttaaatgaaggtaACCAAACTGATACAATGTTAGCTGGCATCTTGAATGGGTTGAGTTTTCatggaaaaatgagaaaaatgttttgaactGCTTTATTGCACTAGATAATGCTAAAGATTTTTGATTAGATTTTTGAATTATATGTTCAAATCAGACCAGACTGGATTTCTAGAAAACTGCAATATATGGGGCAGACAACTGACTTAAATTGTGGTCATATGACAAGTATGAACATCATAAGCCTACAGGTATgtgaactgaaaaagaaagaaccCAGTTTATGGGTTATCTCTGCTAGatcatccattttgtttgcgTATTTCATTAGATTAATTTCAGATGGGTTTGCTGGACACCATATTAGCTTTTCtttcaaatagaaaaatatAGCTGTGAATCCAGTGTtgacacattctctctcttctctgtagAGAACACTCTTCTTCATATTCTTAAGGTGGAAACACTGCTAGGGGCTTCCTTCAGGGTCATTCCACCTCTGGAATGATGACCCGACAAATTCTGGGGACATCATGGGTTGGAGAACCACTCCGATGTCACAATGGACTAGGGTGACTGTGTCCTCCCATGAGCTAGAAGCAGTATGGCACCAATAACGTATTCAAAGTGCTGTCCAAGTTGATTCCAGCTTCCTGCATCTCGTACCTGTGGATCAACACAAATGAGGAAGAGCTAAACTCCATATTCTGTATAGACCTCCATGTTGTCTTTAGTTTTGTCTGCAAATGGAAAGTTTTTATTCCTACCACAATTACAAGCTTTGCCCTTTGTTCAAATTATTGTGCAATATGCATTACCAGTTTGTATTAAAACGACAGAGTCTTTTGCCACTGCATTATTCAGTAAACTTGAAAACAATAAGCATGCTTTCATGTTTCTCTACCAATGGAACTGAAAGAACAAACAATCCAATTTAAAAGTGTATTTAATGCACTCATCTCTCATCTCCAGtgctgtttgtgtatatgtggaGCGCTCACCAGTCTTCTGCAGTGACGATGTAGTAGACAGGAGGTTTCTGTATCGCTGTGCAGCTAGACGGCTCCCCCAGACTGCCGGTCCCCATGTTGCTGAAGATGACCCAGTCTCCAACACTCAGCTCGGGCAGAAGGAGGCGCTCCACCACCCGGTCCAGCCCGTCGCACGAGGGCCCCCACAGGCTGCTGACAAACAACGGCTCCGCCCCCCTCGCAGATTTCTGGGATGGAAGACACAAACGCAGCACTTCACAACACAGACTCCTCCAGCCACATGCAGCCTAGCCAGTGCTGACCCCCAGCTTCTTTCCACTGGCACGTATCCAGGTGCACTTAAACGCTGCCATGCTAAAAAAACTCCACGGTTTACAGCGAGGTGCGGGAGGCTAAAAACTAGCTACgtgtgaatgaaaaaaacagaggcGAAAACTACTGATTTTCAACCACTACTGACCAAACTCTGGAACTCTCCGTCAAGTTGCATCATTTTTCCTCCAAGACAGCTAGCTGCTACTAAGTAACCAGGTATTAGCTCCAGTTGCACGAGTTGCTAGCTGTTCCCCACTGTGAGAAGTAGGGTGTAAAAAGGTAGACATCCAATGTCCTTCCATACCTAACTGTACCTCCAAATACCAGAGTAAGAGAACACAGTTTAATTTTTGGATGGTCCATGTATGCTGGGGTCAAAGGAGCCAAGTTATTTGTCTTTTCCTGCCGAGATAAGCTCGAAATCCATTTAGCTGGCCTTCTGATTCACCACTGTCACCTGTGCACTCACCTTGTGAACTGATGGAGCTGGGATTGTGTCCTCCAGCAACTTGATGGCAAAAGACCCGTACACCCCATCGTTCATGTAGTACAGGAAATCCGGCTCGTTGCCCGGGGACATCCCATCTGAGAATGAATCGGATAAAACCACGTGAGACAGCGAGAGGGCAAAAGCTGCCtattatacattataatgcAGGTTGCGTCCCCTCTGAACAGGGACATGGCTAACCTGGAGGCTGGCCATGTTGGTCCTGGCCCACCGCTTTCTTGCCAATGATGGTGACCGCCAGGGTGAAGCAGGAGGACACATAGTAGCTCCCGGGCTCGGCCATGATGTGCACTCCGGACAGAGCAGGGAAATAAAGGTCAAGCAGCGGCCCAATGGCGGACGCAATCTGTGCATGATGGACAGGGAGAACAGACCACATTAAAACCACAGGTGTAGAATGACTGACCACATTACAGAAGGGTTACTTACGTAATAAAACTGTGAGACATTATGTGAGATGAGACTGAACGTAAGATTTTGGCTCAAATTCTCTCTCCTTATGACAAATATGCATTATCATTGTCATACTATTATTGTCAACAAAAAAACCAgcatataaaatttaaaaactcttttaaaaggaaaacctTCAATGCTTAAAATAGGTGACACATTGGACTTCGAAGTTCCAGGAAAACCCCAAAGTACCTGTTCCAACTGGCCCTCTGACCCACTGAACCCCCCACCAATGTCCAGGATCTTCATGTCAAAGCCAAACTCCTCCTGTAGGACACGATGCAGAGACAAACAAGTAAATCAACTGGAACGCTGGCACGATGTAAGCGGTAAAAAGTCAGTATTAGGATAATCCAGCTTCCCCACATTCTGCTGAAAAGCATCACCTTATTTACTCCCACCCACCACCGGCCCACCCAGCAGCCACTCACCCCCATGTCAAACACACAGCGGGCGTCAGACAGCGCGTGGGAGTACGCCTGCAGGCTGCTGCAGGAGGCGGGCACGTGAAAcctggcaggagagagagagtgtgtgagtgagagacagagagagagtgagagacagtaaatgagagggagtgagtcagagagagaaagaaaaggaacaatgaaatgaaacacaggtGTAATTACTCCAATGGAAAGGACCTGTTAAAAGGGATCCAGGGTATTCTAGAGagagataaaataaaactgaggaaAAAGTCTTTGTCTGACAGGCCAAGCATTTATATACATGCCTCGTGTGGGCCACTGGCTTAGCGTTTCCTTGGCATGTCCAAGGAAATGCTAAGCTATGTCTACATTATCTCTGGGGTACCTGCCAGAACAGTTAAAATTAATAACAAGTTGGACATCTGTAAGGAAAATGAGTgacaaatgaaaagagaaaaagctccaggtgacctttgaccccccccccttaaaagAGCTAACAGACTCACTTGACTCCCACCACCTGCAAGCCCAGCTCCCGGGCACACTGCAGCAGGTGTCTGCAGCTCTTCAGCGTGCAGCCAAAGGGCATGCTCGTCTCCTCCGCCGCAGTCGCCGTGGCCACCTGCAGCAACAGCCTAAGGACAGAAGCACAGGCCTACATAACCAATGGTGCCATCGACAGCATTAAAGCCCGTCCTTTTAGACCCGGTCCAAAACTCAAAagtttcacactgcattttttctttgctcGCCAGACACCCCTATACAGAGCTATCTACACAGATTACAAACCATaaatttattcagctggatatttactgaatcaaTCTGGGTTATGTGCCTTTCTCAAGGGTAAAACAGTTACCCCACCTTATTTCAAGTTATTCTAAGACAACGGTGTACAGGACCAAAAATAAGTTTCAACGCATTGAACGTGTTCTAGGGGCCGCTTGTTTAAACAGTGTCCTGGATATTGCAGACTCGTGCTGGGGAAACCCCGGGCCTACATGTGCTCTGTAAAATGGCAGACGTGTACCTGGCGGCGGGGTGACACCGTGCGATCTTACGCAGCTCCGTCTCGCTGTCGCACACCAGCAGGTGGACACCGGTCTTGGCGGCGTGCCTGACGTGGGAGAGCTGCTTGCAGGGAGCGCCGCAGACGATGCTCTCTGGAGGCACGCCGTAGCTCAGCACCTGCTCCACCTCGCTCTGACACGGGAGAACACGCGTGAGCAGCACACACGCCACGCACCTACACAACCGCACCAGAATAAAACTAGGGCTGCTTTAACCAATAAAAACCGTTCTTAAAACATCCACCTGTACTATAACTTTCATTTCCAAGAAgtctttttatacttttattctGACAGCCACTGGTTTACTTTTTGTGCACATGTGCCTTTTTCTGTGACGTGCGCAAATACACCAGAAAAATCCATGAGCCGACTTGTTACTTGTGTGTTACTGCAGTTGCCTTTGTCAGTAGGATACAGGCACATCTTACTTTTAAGATACGAGGCTGCGTCTGGCAATACACTTTACTGAGGCTGGCATACACTTCTCCAGTAGGTGGTGCAATTTCTCAATTTTCTTAGGGGCAAAGCGCTCTAGAGGTCACATGACAATGAGCCTTCTGTGTATTTGTCATACTTCTGAAAGCAGAACATTTTGCCCTTGATGAAtctctttatattttttaaaagcacctTTATGCTGTCTAACAAATTTTATATAACcatatttatacatgtaaataatatatttttattggttGCTGCTGCTAAtaagctttatttttaatttgccCATCTCCCTCCATGTTTTACTACAGTGAAGTAGCTGTGATGTTCACTTAGGAATACCTACTAGGTTATATCAAACTGTTTTACTCATacgaaaaagaaaatatatcttGAGCAGATGTGAGATATTGGAATgaaagagactgtgtgtgtgtgtgtgtgtgtgtgtgtgtgtgtgtgaatcaccTTGCTGGCGCACACAAAGGCAGCGCCGAGGGCGGCCAGCACGTCAATGACCACCGGGCTGCTGTTGCATGCGACCGTGTAGAAGGGCCGGACCCGGGCCATGTGGGAGTGCCAGAGGACATGCTGTCGCATCAGGGCGCCAAGGTCAGCCACGAAAAACGCGTTCTTCTCAGCCTGCAAGACACAACGCACCAGACCTGAGTccacacaggcgcacacacactcaccaatgGCACTAAAATGTGCTGAGCTGGAGTGGACTGACGcacaaacagcagacaggaCTAAACCCGGGTCTGAATCTGTCCGCCACCCCGGTTAATCGGTTACCTCAACAAACAGGAACGAGCTAAAA
Encoded here:
- the LOC118769203 gene encoding Krueppel-like factor 10, which encodes MLSCVASYSELAYEGEMMEVGVSHREDKKRWSCSLENGNMEEVEAFVSMNSWKAEWCRFRDLRPLTPSSDTPEEDSLLPDPVEVQDSPFCLTPPYSPPNFEVMRAAPSVSPEPVQTGSCQSRRLTEESTPPASAQCRSQVISVIRHTADSQPCTCSTCPIIWRERDMFSRKRSPDWGLLKRTTREGRRGNTAPSSGCLPKLYPPPSNSTSLPVSADPLQGSVPGIPVSSASVGVSLKPAICQMLPVPCSARTIVTAIMPPPPANQQPTVCPTLVLMGSQMPEGPVMVILPQPVTSKQQPAAAPPGGTRLLSIAPAPGFTPPVQRSGQQVSVSRPRSYICAHLGCGKTYFKSSHLKAHTRTHTGEKPFVCSWEGCERRFARSDELSRHRRSHTGEKRFACAVCHSRFMRSDHLSKHARRHLSARRAPSWQLGARRLSALPPFAAVCPVPLA
- the azin1b gene encoding antizyme inhibitor 1b — protein: MKVLADEPVYTINVLDRGVTVDDVIDDRIHEQTLAEKNAFFVADLGALMRQHVLWHSHMARVRPFYTVACNSSPVVIDVLAALGAAFVCASKSEVEQVLSYGVPPESIVCGAPCKQLSHVRHAAKTGVHLLVCDSETELRKIARCHPAARLLLQVATATAAEETSMPFGCTLKSCRHLLQCARELGLQVVGVKFHVPASCSSLQAYSHALSDARCVFDMGEEFGFDMKILDIGGGFSGSEGQLEQIASAIGPLLDLYFPALSGVHIMAEPGSYYVSSCFTLAVTIIGKKAVGQDQHGQPPDGMSPGNEPDFLYYMNDGVYGSFAIKLLEDTIPAPSVHKKSARGAEPLFVSSLWGPSCDGLDRVVERLLLPELSVGDWVIFSNMGTGSLGEPSSCTAIQKPPVYYIVTAEDWYEMQEAGINLDSTLNTLLVPYCF